A window of Schistocerca cancellata isolate TAMUIC-IGC-003103 chromosome 1, iqSchCanc2.1, whole genome shotgun sequence genomic DNA:
gaaacagtgtcttgaaagtagggtataagatgaacatcagcaaaagcaaaacaaggataatggaatgtagtggaattaagtcgggtgatgctgagggaattagattaggaaatgagacacttaaagtagtaaaggagttttgctatttggggagcaaaataactgatgatggtcgaagtagagaggatataaaatgtagactggtaatggcaagggaagcgtttctgaagaagtgtagaagagaaatttgttaacattgagtattgatttaagtgtcgggaagtcgtttctgaaagtatttgtatggagtgtagccatgtatggaagtgaaacatggacgataaataggttagacaagaagagaatagaagctatcgacatgtggtgctacagaagaatgctgaagattagatgggtagatcacataaataatgaggaggtattgaatagaattctggagaagaggagtttgtggaacaacttgactagaagaagggatcgattggtaggacatgttctgaggcatcaagggatcacccatttagtactagagagcagcatggagggtaaaaatcgtagagggagacgaagagaagaatacactaagcagattcagaaggatgtaggctgcagtaggtactgggagatgaagaagcttgcacaggatcgagtagcatggagagctgcatcaaaccagtctcaggactgaataccacaacaaaaacatttcttcaatcttttcatcatctctggagctagttggcatataaacttgtacttctgtgttaggcgtgggcttcgtgtctatcttggctacaataatgtgttcactatgctgttcgtagtagcttatccatgttcctattttttattcattattaaacctacacctgcattacccctatttgattttgtatttataagcctgtattcacctgaccagaagtcttgttccttctgccaccgaagttcactaattcccactatacctaactttaacctatccatttctttttttaaactttataacctacttgcccgattaaggggtctgacattccacgctcagagtcgtagaacgccagttttgttcctcctgataacgacgtcctcttgagtagtccccgcccggtgatccgaatgggggactattttatctccagagtattttacccaagaggactctatcatcatttaaccatacagtaaacctgcatgccctcggggaaaattacggttgtagtttcctgttgctttcaaccgttcgcagtgccagcccAGCAAGGTCGGTttgtttgatgttacaaggccagatcagtcagtcatccagagtgTTGTCCctacaagtactgaaaaggcttctggccctcttcaggaaccacacatttgtctggcttctcaactgatatccctctgttgtggttgaacctagggtactgctatctgtatcgctgaggcacgcaagcctccccaccaacgccaacaAGTCGAAATCGGTGACTTAAAAAAAGGGCTACATTACGATAATTCGCGTAGCTGTCAGAGACGGTCCCATTTCACAGAGACTATAGCTCTTATGACTAATGATGCTCTGTTGTTCTTTATATTCACGTGTCGAGATGGAAGCACACTCGGACTGATGACTGGACCACCCCAGTACATGTCTTCTTCCGTTGTATACTGTTTACGCAAACCAAAGCCAAAGCTCTTCTGTTCGCATCAACCACAAATATTTACCTTCTTGATACTTCTCATGTCTCAACTGAGATTTTCCACCCGTGGCACGGTAGTTGCTAGAGAGAGCAAACGTGTTTCGCTGCCTGCCAACTCCCGTTGACACAAACATATGACAATGAAACCAGATTTCTGTACATCGTTATTTAATACAGTGACTACCTTTGTTGTTGTTCCTCTTTTTTGCCTTTTCTACTACGGGGTCGGCATTGTTGTAACAAGGCTGGAGGCACCGTTAGTGGCAGTTGGTGGTCGGATACCCTAGCTGACGCcatcctccccaccccctccctccactccctccccctccaccccagaCGGAATCAGGTTAAATGTAAGAAGAGTTTCTAAATGTTTGTGGAGCGTGTGCCGGAGACGGCtcatgggaaccagcccggtatatACGTAGCTAGATGTGGGAAATCGTCTAAAAACCATACTGAGGCTAGCCCGCTCACCATCACTCTTAAGTAATCCGCGAGGCGTATTCTATTCGGGGCAGGCACATCTCCTCGAACTGATCGTACATAGTAACATtacgggttgggttgtttgggggaggagatcagacagcaaggtcatcggtctcatcggaatggggaaggacggggaaggaagtcggccgtgccctttcaagggaaacatcccggcatttacctggagtgatttagggaaatcacggaaaacctatatcaggatggccggacgcgggattgaaccgtcttcctcccgaatacgagtccagtgtactagccactgcgccgcctcgctcagtGTAACATTAGGTTACAGGTAGTTTCCGTCTTGTTACAAAAATCTATGCCGGCTGATAGTGACGCTCATTTGCTTTTCTCTTTTTTAGGTTTCTGTTCCTCAGTAGGTAAAAACGGACGCTTTATAGGATCACTACGTTGGCCGTCCGTCTCTCTGTCTGCCTGTCCAACTGCTGAAAACGCTTTTTCTCAGAAAGAGGTGGACGTATCAAGTTGGAATTTATGtggcatactaaggtctatggtcccttcgtGGTGtgaaaaactgaagcttctaagtcaatggtaTCAAAACATACGGACACTTCTATAATACATTCCgataactcactcatcaaaatctataggctacttcccgttgacctagaatcagaaTTTGGCATGAAGCAAAGTTTCGCAGTAGAAACAAAGGGAAAAATCGGGAAATCGTGCATTTGTAACTacatgacacgaaaaaaaaaatgtcatttgttatctgaccatCTGTCTCTCTGTCCGTTTATTAACCCCTCCTTTTCTCACGAACGGTAGACTTTTTGAAGTCGAAATTTATCTCACACCCCAATGTCTACGTGACACTGgcggtgtaaaatatttaagcttgtaagtcaaagGTTATGGCTATTTACGTGACATATTTTGGTACTGATCAACTCGCACATCAAGACCCactgaagcaaagtttcacagtacaactaaaggaaagaaatctgaaaattgtgaatttgtagttatatcacgcgaaaaagtatttcttttgtcatcTGATTCCAgagttcaaacttgaaattaaaacattgtcgAAAGTCTTGAAATCCCTGGGACCGGTATATTgcgagtatcaatgtcgataacagctaAAAATCGTCGTGATACTCGATTCCGGGAGTGGGTGAACTGTCTATAGACATAATTAAACTCATACGCAACACTCAGTGGGCGGGTCCTACTCACTCCTCGCCAATTTTCATTTTCTCATGTAGTTTTCTTTTTACCACTCTTTTGTTGTCAATCTTACTTAACTCGCATGCTCTTGAAAGCAGACGACAGCTGGGAAAGCACCTTTCTAATAGAGAGTGGGCCAAAAATCAATAATATATTTTATAACTGTGAATAACcttttaatttattcttttctctcttcttttgTTTGAGGTTCTGTCTGAGGAAGGACAGGAAATCTCTCACTACTGGTTTTTAGTGTGTTAATTATCAATGTAAACTAATCATAAACAAAATTGTTATTCACAATTATAACTCCTCCGTGTCTTCTCTCCACCCTGCGTAAATCACACATTTATTGAATATATAACTGAATATAAAGATTAAtaatatttgaaaattaatttgGTGTATTGAAAACTCTATCACTTTTCACAGCAGCTAGTATTTTAGAATTTTTATTAGCTGTTTTCTATGTTCAATGAGACTGACAGTTGAAATAAGGAGGATGCGATTTCAGAATCACAATCGCAGAAAACGCGCGCTGAGCGTCCCACGTGGAATCGAAGAAAGCCCCCTTCTGCCACGGCATGTGATTCCGGTGGGCTACCACGTTTGGCTACAGCCTATTCCTGAAAAGGGATACTTTCAAGGTCGAGTTGAGGTCAACATTTCATGTCTCACACCAACGAACACTGTGATTCTAAATGCTGGAGACAACTTGAGTATTTCAAAAGCGGACATATCAGTCATTGACCCAGCGGATAGTTTTGGAGAGTACAGGTAGGCTTTATTATTTATACAGTTGCATGAAATATCGTAAACTGACAAGCATGTTTGCTGTATATTTGCCGAgtatagccggctggagtggccgagcggttctaggcgcttcagtctggaaccgcgcgaccgctacgggcatggcatggccgtgtgtgatgttcttagtttagttaggtttaagtagttctaagttctaggggactggtgacctcggatgttaagtcccatagtgctcagagccatttgaaccattttgtcgagtATAGGTGACACGACTTAAATTCTCAAacgttctcctctctctctccctctctctctgtctctctcgcctATGTTTCGAAGGCACGACTTGCAACGCATGCGGACGTCCTTTCTTAAGTTACCTAACTGAAATCATTAGTCTCTGACAGTTGGCATAGCCCTATTCGTTGCTTCTCTGAGCCTGCTCACTCACTTGTCGGGACTTAGATTATCCTCCCCTTTTTCCTTCAGGTTAAACCGTTCCCTTACAAGTGACAAGTGGGCCTTCTGGATACATTAAACTCGATTAATGAATCGTGTCCACTAGGCCTAGTCCTGTAGTAATAACGTAATCGGTACGCTACAACACAGAAATCACACTGGTGTCCATAATCGCAACATGTTTTCTTGTGCCTGCCATCATACTACAGTCTTCGTATGGTGTAAGTATTCTCTTCTGTCATCCTTTTACTGAAAAGTACAATGACGAGAGTAGAATGACTTATACAATCAACCACCTAGGAAGTAGGGAGCGTTTTGCCAGTAACTGCCGCAGTGTTGAGACCACTATCACTGAAATCACACCACACGCTCGAAAGTCCCTTTCAGAGTACCAGCCAAACTCCGTTATGAGCGCAGACTGCTCCTGACAGCCAGACCGCACTGGCCGCGGACGTTGTAGGCGAACCGCCGCTGTGCAGTGTGATAATATCAactacaatgcttctggtaatatgCTAGCAAACACAAATAGTCCCCAGAGTCGAACAAAAGTGCAACTTCATTAGATGTCTTTAACAGCAGTGCAAAACCGACCTAGGCAAAGTGCCCAGGAATACATTACAACGGACAGTGTCATACAATGAGCGTTGCCCAGAAAGtattgcaccacatttttttcttcaacaattccttattgaacataatgaaaattacccACATGAAagcatggtgttttatctacacatcctaatctccatcccgttctatggccttcctccagcgcgaaacaagggcgtgtatgtcggttcaatccttgtcctggaagcggagccagtgcttcagtgtgtgaatcacctcctcatcgtcctcaaaatgtcttccacgaatggcatcctttaattaaTGACAATATCAGCTCGGTGTAACATGTCAGGTGCGACAGCCGTGGATGGCCTCCCCGACCGCtgtaaatcgtggagctctgccgaaccaccttctgatgatctcaccccctgtgcccagtgactaactatacttctgtcgacagcagatgctccatagagttTGCACAAGCATTTATGAACAttgcccacagtttctttctctgcagtgagaaattcagtgacagcacgttgcttgtgacgtacatcacctacagacgccattttgaaactgtcctgcagcaacgctatctgtcggaagtgatggaaacttggtgcGCTCAATCGAGAGACTTCAAGTAACACATACGTAACGttacgcattcgtagcattgttttcggatgagaaaaaaaatgcggtgctttactttctaggcaaccgtcgtattatacagggtgtatcagttGGGGATGGCCAGTATTCAGGtatatgtccagtaaacatgggctctaaaatgcacttgttcagtagaagagatgtgtttcacagtagcgaagatggataagttctcataactcttaaggcatgcgctttagagcccatgtttactggacatttctttcttgtATTAGCCCATGCTACCACTTCGCAAAACATGGAAGCAAAGAGAGTAGATTGGATTAATATAAGTCTGACATTGCGCCAACTGTTGTAGGCGATCTAAATTGTTATACTATTCTTAAAAATTAAGTTTCGCCGAGATTGCTTGTAAATCGTTGtattgattaccggtttcgatAGCTCTGTGCTGCCAGTATCGGATCTTGTAACATATTAACTAAAGTTCATGTTCGTTGCATCATTTTACAATAAGTCAGCAAGAAACATGAGCATGCCAAATataaaataacacaaatataaaacataaatcATATTGTGCTATGTTCTAGTGCACTCGTTCACTAAATGGCGATCATTACGGTGTTAGGTGAATGAGTGCGCTAGGACATTAGCACAACATGATTTGTGTTTATATTACTGGTATACTGTATTTGACATGCTGATGTTCCTTGCTGCCTTTTATTGTAAAATGACGCAACATCACTATGCGACTTGCAAGCTTGTACAGAACATGAACTTCAGCTAGTATGTTACAAGATCCAATGATGACGACACAGATTTTTCGAAACCGAtaatcatttaaaatatttaaacgCAATCTCAGCGAAACTGATTTTTTTACGAATAACAAAGAGGAGACtcgttcacagtatcgaagatgaagatgtgttcatagctcttaaggtattcgcTTTAGAGCTCTTCTTTACTACTCTTTTTTACTTCgaacgatcgttcctgtcatatccatcaatatcgaccattccaactcagacaccctgtatattaattttgtGCCAGGAGTAATATTGATGACGACTTTCCCTAGTAAACATCATGGAATTTCAGACAGAGAGTAGCGTGAATTAAAACTTTGCCACTAAAAATCGAAACGGTAGAAAACTTGTGTTTATACAGTTCCCCAGTGTTGCGTTGCCTGCTTCATTATTTTATCAATGGCAGCACCTcaaatcaaatgtaaattattaataaCCGAAGATGAGTCGAGATTCAATCACTGGTACGAGATAGAAGTCATTAGAAAACAGAATTAATCATAAAAGTGAGAAACGGAAAAATAGCATGAAATTACCTATCGATGTGAGCAAGTATTTCTCGTAGCAAATTTATCACTCTTCTTTCAGTGTACTACTACAAGTTCTTTAATTTACAGTTTGTGGCCAATTCACGCatgcttcaaacattgttgcatgaatgGACGAATATTATTTCTTTTTAAGAAAAGTTATGTTGTTGGCTCTTCTCTGATTGACTTGATACATGGAGTAAGAACACCCTTTATTCAACAGGCCAATAAAAAGAGTGTCCGTCGTGGAGGTACGACGAGGGTCACCTAAGGAATGGTGTGAAGTAGAACTGTCTGATGTACTGCAACAAGGTCAGCTCTATCAGCTGACATTGGAGTTTGCGAGTGACCTTAGGAATGGGAGCTGTCAAGAGGCCATGTACTTCGACAGCTATTCTGACGAGTGCTCCGATGAAGAGTACGTTTTATGTCTTAATgtaaattaaatataatttttttatgcgGACTGCTTGTGAAACTTAAATTCAGAGATACTATAATAGCCACATATCTCCAAACCTAAAACTTGTCTGCTATATAACCGTTTCAGGCAACATGCCACTGATTATTTAAGGGTCTAAATGCATTACTGATTCTTTAAGTATCCTACTTACCGCGTGTACGTGCTCGTACTCGcccgcacatacacatacactcactcactctctctctctctttctctctctctctctctctctctctctctctctctcactctcactctctcacgcacacacacacacacacacacacacacacacacacacacatacagcttgCGGTCTCCCACTGGATACAGATCCACCGTATACGTCCAACACTTTAGTAACGACATCAATTAACCGGTGTAAATGTAAGGAATCCAAATAATAAGCATTAGCCATTGTCATAGCACTAATCATGCCTACTTTACGACGGTCACAAGCTATTATTAATTTATATTAACGTACATTACAGGGCGGACGTGAATACTACCGACAAGCGTGGAGATTATACTGagaggtatgtatgtatgtaaaagcGTACCTTGTTGAATCATTCACGCTGCAGCGGTGTGCTCTCTAATGTGGAACTTCCTGACCAAACTGTTACTATTTTCACAAAAAGTTCATTCTtgatttataaattattttcttgctaAATATGCTATAAAGAATATGGTTAAAATGTACGCATTTACTTGTTACAGTAAAGTGCACCAGTAAGGAAACATCGCTATTAAAACCAGGACGAGATTCCTTTGCACTTACTTGGAGTAATTTGAAATGCTTCGTTGTAAAGAAGTACTAATAGTTTTCGAGGTTAATTTCTGTTCATTTACccgttatttatttattgttttatttatgtttttgtgtTATTTATCCTAGCAATATATTACCGTGATGAGCCCCTTTCTTACGCCAACACAAGCACTTTTCATGTTACACATTACTATAGAGCTGAATTGGATCGTATGTACTTTATcgcatttggaaaaaaaatattaaaaaaacgagAAATACTCCGACTAGCATGTTAACGTGCTTTTCTTAACTTTCTGTCCGGATGCCAGCCAGCAAGAGCGCTAAAAGGCAACGACAGAGTATAAGTCGTATTTATATTATTTCCCTAGGTACTATCCATACATTCCTGCCTCGTCATCTgtaaaaaaacaaaataattaatgCAAGGTGTAGCGCGAAACgaaatgtttatgtaaaatgtcaCAGTCATTTTGCTGAACTTTTCGATCTCAAACAGCTGTCGGAACCGCTTCTGCATGAATGTGAACTGCCTCGAAAGTCGTTATGTGGTAGAGCCTAGTAGCCGCCGTGCCCCTCCCCCCTGCCCGCCCGCCAGTGACGAAGCTCTTCAGAGTATTTTGAGGCTTAGCCCACCCAAAAATTAGAACAAAACTTTAGAGTTAGAATTATCAACGCGTTAAAAACAGTGTACGTTTGTtttacatgttacaacagtttcattcGCTCCATCCGTTAACGAAAGTTATCCAGTTTAACAGTTCGCTGGAGGCTTCTAGAAACAGCCACTTATTTCTACGCGGCAGCCGATAGGGCTGCAGCCAGTCACATATGTTGTAGAAGCGTGGCATTGAGACATGCCTTAGCTGTGCAACTGTGTATTATTTCGCGCGCTGTTCAGTTCCGGTTTAACAAACTTGTTTTAGTAATATGATGCGCGAGTGCATGTGATTAACTGGATTAACTGATTATATTATGGCTTGTTCCGAGGGAAcacttgtgttttttatttttttacgcatTATATGACAAACAATTTTCAAGCTGAACTTACGAAACCAAATGCACTCATCAGGATAAGCGATTCACACCACACACTTGGTCATTAAAGTAGTTGATGggacaaaaacatatttttgtattttcttggtaTAAAAAGTATCCTTGGTTTACATgttgctctgtaataaaaaattatattgttaGACATGTTATTTATTTGGTGGGGCTGTGATTCTTTAGGAGtatgtttgacaaaaaatattGGCAGAAAAGCCAAGAAACACCAGAATTCAAGATGGCATCTTTAGAATCAAGAGTGTTTTTAGTTGTTGGGTCATAGAACATCCAATTGCTGAAGGAGCCGAACTTCTTGCCATAAAACATACTGCATTAGCAAAACAAAATAGATTATACCCGAGAGACTTATTGATATTGTTTGTTTCTTGTGCAAACAAGAGCTCGCATTCAGAGGACACTTTGAAGAAGAAAGTCCCGAGAACAAAGGGAACTGCCTTAAATTATTCGAACTTTTGTCTAGACAGTGATCACTTGTAGATCTCTTCTTGGTTCAAAGGCATGTCAAGCACAATTCAAAACGAATTAACTGAACCTGTTACCATTGCCATTAATGATcacattacataaaaattacgatcATGGGAATTTGTTGGAAGTCAAACTGATGAAACCGTGTGTGTTTCTTGTAAGTCACAAATGAGTATTATTATGAAGTTTTGTACACAACTCGtagaaagatttattcgttttcacAATTTTTCTAGTGACAAAACTGCTCAGGATTTATTAGAAATTGTATTCAATGTGTAACATTACCGTGTTTACCTGTGCTAATATGCCTTCCATAACTGCGCCTCCGTCAAATCTCGCTGAAAAGTAATTGGCAAAAGTAACCTGTTTCAAAATACATTGTCTACACCAGGTTTACAGTCCAAAACACTTTCATTCCCCTTTGATATTAAATAACCTACTGTTTATGGCCAAATCGAGtatcatttatcattatttatcACAGATAACGGTTAAGTCAGAAACGATGCTCGCTTAATGTTCTACAGTGGTGATGATAGTTCGAGTGCAGTAACctaacatacgagggtaatcccaaaagcaaggtctcctacttttttataagtgcataactctgtttgtgtggcagttggccacactgttatgaagagtgcttcacgtgctgtgtgCAAACATGCGTACGCtgaggcagccgttgagaatggagctcccgttggatgttaccgctaactgcgaattgcgcgcagttattcggtttttgaacgcaaagggcactgcgtcgattgaaatccatcgtcaattgacggaagtgtaagGTGAGTCGTGGATGGATGTCACTAATGTTCGTAAGTGgtatagagagtttgcagctgggcggaccgaaattcacgacgaacaaaggagcaggagaccgtcaatttctgaggagacagtgttgaaggttgagcaaagcatcggcggatcaccctggatgatctctgcacgttggttcctggggttccccgaagcaccgctcacagaattttaacggaatcaTTGAAATacaggaaggtgtgcgcaagatgggtgccacacatgctgactgaggaccacatgcggcaacgtgtTGATGCTTCCCGCTCATTTCTTCATCGCCTTGcaaccgaacaggacaactttctggattcaattgtcacgggtgacgaaacctgggcataacaCTTTACGCCTGAGACCAGGCAAC
This region includes:
- the LOC126106370 gene encoding uncharacterized protein LOC126106370, translated to MQLHAFIIALVCAIAASGLFPDDFGNHNRRKRALSVPRGIEESPLLPRHVIPVGYHVWLQPIPEKGYFQGRVEVNISCLTPTNTVILNAGDNLSISKADISVIDPADSFGEYRPIKRVSVVEVRRGSPKEWCEVELSDVLQQGQLYQLTLEFASDLRNGSCQEAMYFDSYSDECSDEEADVNTTDKRGDYTERSMFDKKYWQKSQETPEFKMASLESRVFLVVGS